From a region of the Oryza sativa Japonica Group chromosome 6, ASM3414082v1 genome:
- the LOC4339899 gene encoding B3 domain-containing protein Os06g0112300 produces the protein MELDTDPTKLKAKPIIKPKVEPCDDDDELPPPPPPASGSGEDWEATTPLAAGNPFFTALIAKSHLHPKFQMWIPPRFQHRLAEPEARTAAVLHSGGKSWATSYCGHLKMKKLDAGWSEFAVDNRLLVGDACVFELVAMGAAGGLEFQVQILRGGLPAEVVTSKGLTSDQPILIVD, from the exons ATGGAGCTGGACACTGATCCTACCAAGCTGAAGGCCAAGCCCATCATCAAACCAAAAGTAGAACCctgcgacgacgatgacgagttgccgccgccgccgccgccggcttcagGATCCGGCGAGGATTGGGAGGCCACCacccctctcgccgccggcaaccCCTTCTTCACCGCCCTCATCGCCAAGTCTCATCTCCACCCCAAGTTCCAGATG TGGATTCCACCTCGGTTCCAGCATCGGctggcggagccggaggcgcgcacggcggcggtgctccACTCCGGCGGCAAGTCGTGGGCGACGAGCTACTGCGGCCACCTCAAGATGAAGAAGCTGGACGCGGGATGGTCGGAGTTCGCGGTGGACAACCGGCTCCTGGTCGGGGACGCCTGCGTCTTCGAGCTCGTCGCCATGGGCGCCGCCGGAGGTCTGGAGTTCCAGGTGCAGATACTCCGCGGCGGCCTGCCGGCGGAGGTCGTCACCTCCAAGGGCCTCACCTCCGACCAACCCATCCTCATCGTCGACTAG
- the LOC4339898 gene encoding 5'-methylthioadenosine/S-adenosylhomocysteine nucleosidase 2, with amino-acid sequence MAPPSDSDDSAPIPAGAISKLLIVIAMQTEALPLVNKFHLVEAEESIFPKGAPWIRYHGNYKGLHVDLVWPGKDPVLGVDCVGTVSAALVTYASIQSLKPDLIINAGTAGGFKAKGADIGDVYLASDVAFHDRRIPIPVFDMYGIGTRKTFATPNILKELNLKVGKLSTGDSLDMSPHDESAILNNDATVKDMEGAAVAYVADMFSTPAIFVKAVTDIVDGEKPTAEEFLQNLVAVTAALDKAVTEVVDFISGKCISDL; translated from the exons ATGGCCCCGCCCTCCGACTCCGACGACTCGGCCCCGATCCCCGCCGGCGCCATCTCCAAGCTCCTCATCGTCATAG CGATGCAGACGGAGGCGCTCCCGCTCGTCAACAAGTTCCACCTCGTCGAGGCGGAGGAATCCAT ATTTCCTAAAGGTGCCCCATGGATTAGATACCATGGCAACTACAAAGGCCTTCACGTTGACCTTGTATGGCCTGGAAAAGATCCTGTTCTCG GAGTTGACTGTGTTGGCACGGTATCAGCAGCACTTGTGACTTATGCTTCTATTCAGTCATTGAAGCCAGATCTGATCATCAATGCTGGCACTGCTGGTGGGTTTAAG GCCAAAGGAGCAGACATTGGAGATGTCTACTTAGCATCCGATGTTGCATTCCACGATAGGAGAATACCTATCCCT GTCTTCGACATGTATGGAATTGGAACACGAAAAACATTTGCTACCCCTAATATATTGAAGGAACTCAATTTGAAG GTTGGGAAGCTCTCAACTGGCGATTCTCTAGATATGTCTCCCCATGACGAGTCAGCAATATTGAACAATGATGCTACAGTCAAGGATATGGAG GGAGCCGCGGTGGCATATGTTGCTGACATGTTTTCAACACCGGCAATCTTTGTGAAAGCTGTGACTGATATTGTTGATGGGGAGAAACCAACAGCCGAGGAGTTTCTGCAGAACCTGGTTGCTGTGACAGCAGCTCTGGACAAGGCAGTTACAGAAGTGGTTGATTTCATCAGTGGGAAATGCATATCGGATCTTTGA
- the LOC4339900 gene encoding binding partner of ACD11 1, whose amino-acid sequence MDVKPVRTVKVTNVSLSATVQDIKEFFSFSGDIEHVEMQSGDEWSQVAYVTFKDPQGAETALLLSGATIVDLSVIIAPAPEYQPPPTSSAPPMYSATSVPVSEDNNVVHKAEDVVSTMLAKGFTLGKDAVGKAKAFDEKHGFTSTAGAKVASIDRKIGLSEKFTIGTSIVNEKVKEMDQKFQVSDKTKSAFAAAEQKVSTAGSAIMKNRYVFTGASWVTNAFNKVAKAATDVGTMTKEKMAAEDQHKGSGPSGGHSYTPIQ is encoded by the exons atggACGTCAAGCCG GTGAGGACTGTGAAGGTCACCAATGTCTCCCTGAGTGCAACTGTGCAAGACATTAAGGAGTTCTTTTCATTTTCAGGAGACATTGAACATGTGGAGATGCAaag TGGCGATGAGTGGTCTCAAGTTGCATATGTGACTTTCAAAGATCCCCAAGGAGCAGAAACTGCACTTCTTCTTTCA GGCGCAACGATAGTTGATCTTTCTGTCATCATCGCACCTGCTCCAGAATATCAACCACCCCCTACTTCATCTGCTCCTCCAATG TATAGTGCAACCAGTGTCCCTGTCAGTGAAGACAACAATGTTGTCCATAAGGCTGAGGATGTTGTCAGCACCATGCTTGCTAAGGGGTTCACCCTGGGGAAAGATGCCGTTGGCAAGGCAAAAGCTTTTGATGAGAAGCATGGGTTCACATCCACTGCTGGCGCCAAGGTGGCCTCCATTGACAGGAAGATTGGTCTTAGCGAGAAGTTCACTATTGGTACTTCCATAGTGAACGAGAAGGTCAAGGAGATGGATCAGAAGTTCCAGGTGTCGGACAAGACCAAGTCTGCATTCGCTGCTGCTGAACAGAAGGTGAGCACTGCTGGATCTGCTATCATGAAGAATAGGTATGTCTTCACCGGGGCTTCGTGGGTCACCAACGCATTCAACAAAGTTGCCAAGGCTGCCACTGATGTTGGTACAATGACAAAGGAGAAGATGGCAGCTGAAGACCAGCATAAGGGCTCGGGTCCTTCTGGAGGGCACTCGTACACACCCATCCAGTGA
- the LOC4339902 gene encoding transcription factor MYB53, protein MGRSPCCEQDADVKKGPWTPEEDKLLVEYIGKNGHGSWRRLPKLAGLNRCGKSCRLRWTNYLRPDIKRGGFSDDEERLIIHLHATLGNKWSSIATKLKGRTDNEIKNYWNTHLRKKLLSQGIDPVTHRPRTDLLAGLPNLLAAANLGGAAHQLPLDLNAIKLQADAAKFQILQGLLRVLASTTAPPPTAAVLPGTDLMTSILGATLAANSAGILGQQQQLAGVDLSRLGQYNGNYDNLPPLTNDSCTQQTQPAMSSMSPDSLLNRISSGISGDMLGSPELCHGGDGLSSPELGQGGPSASNMTTSPMAPPPPMVAADDHQCNTNTPSGGGDGMSCEQTPASSTFDGLNLDDIDMEGCWAMTDILLAEQCPSWLISSNNASEMYISKNNTSEM, encoded by the exons atgggGAGATCACCGTGTTGTGAGCAGGACGCCGACGTGAAGAAAGGGCCATGGACGCCGGAGGAAGACAAGCTTCTGGTGGAGTACATCGGCAAGAACGGCCATGGCAGCTGGCGGCGCCTCCCGAAGCTCGCCGGACTCAACCGCTGCGGCAAGAGCTGCCGCCTCCGGTGGACCAACTACCTCCGCCCTGACATCAAGCGCGGCGGCTtctccgacgacgaggagcgcCTCATCATCCACCTCCACGCCACCCTCGGCAACAA ATGGTCGTCCATCGCGACGAAGCTCAAGGGGAGGACGGACAACGAGATCAAGAACTACTGGAACACGCACCTCCGCAAGAAGCTTCTCAGCCAGGGGATAGACCCCGTCACGCACCGCCCGCGCAccgacctcctcgccggcctccccaaCCTCCTGGCCGCCGCCAatctcggcggcgccgcccaccagctgcccTTGGACTTGAACGCCATCAAGCTCCAGGCCGACGCCGCCAAGTTCCAGATTCTGCAGGGCCTCCTCCGCGTGctcgcctccaccaccgccccgccgcccaccgccgctgtGCTACCTGGCACAGACCTCATGACGTCCATCCTCggcgccaccctcgccgccaaCTCCGCCGGCATACtcggacagcagcagcagctcgccgGCGTTGACCTCAGCCGCCTCGGCCAGTACAACGGCAACTACGACAACCTGCCGCCGTTGACCAACGACAGCTGCACGCAGCAGACGCAGCCGGCCATGTCGAGCATGTCCCCCGACAGCCTACTCAACAGAATTTCCAGCGGTATTTCCGGGGACATGCTGGGCTCGCCGGAGCTTTGCCACGGCGGGGACGGGCTTAGCTCGCCGGAGCTCGGCCAGGGCGGCCCGAGCGCAAGCAACATGACGACCTCaccgatggcgccgccgccgccaatggtAGCTGCAGATGATCATCAGTGCAATACTAACAcccccagcggcggcggcgacggcatgtCGTGTGAGCAGACGCCGGCGTCGAGCACGTTCGACGGGCTGAACCTGGACGACATCGACATGGAAGGTTGTTGGGCGATGACGGACATATTGCTAGCAGA GCAATGCCCATCATGGTTGATCAGCAGCAACAACGCAAGTGAGATGTATATTTCAAAAAACAACACAAGTGAGATGTGA